One Brassica napus cultivar Da-Ae chromosome A1, Da-Ae, whole genome shotgun sequence genomic region harbors:
- the LOC125586764 gene encoding mucin-5AC-like — MLNHDRDEELSLFLEMRRREKEHRGESLLTGSDNVSINGALTTAVSAALSGISETVSSQRYPLRRTAAENFLYSENEKSDYDWLLTPPGTPQFEKESHRSVMNQLDAPNSRPTVLKSRLGNCGEEMISRNNDKTQMSSASGPSSVSGLRRPSSSCSSRSTSRPSTPTIRSTSRPSTPTRRSTTTNTSTTRPVTTTRASTSRSSTPTSRATLTAARATTSISAPRTTTSTGSARSATPTRSKTQPSSAPSKKPLSRPATPTRRPSSPTGPSIVSSKAPPRRTSPTPTVKSSRPPGFSLEAPPNLRTTLSDRPVSARGRPGVASAPGSRSSSIERSSGGMGHSRKQSCSPSRGHAPIGSTNGSLPGARVRGKAYNDSFSPVAMGNKMVERVVNMRKLGPPRLTENGGGRGTVKSNSAFNTLGYGRNLSKSSIDMALRHMDIRRGMTGNLRPLVTKVPASAMYSVRSRSTSVTNSPVATSSTISSSELMSVDNINILCLDGNDDLLSERSFS, encoded by the exons ATGTTGAACCACGATAGAGATGAAGaactctctctgtttcttgaGATGCGTCGACGTGAGAAAGAACACAGAGGAGAATCTCTCTTAACAG GATCTGATAATGTTAGTATTAACGGAGCGTTGACGACTGCTGTGTCCGCGGCGCTCTCTGGTATCTCCGAAACGGTGTCGTCTCAGCGTTATCCTCTCCGGAGAACCGCCGCTGAGAACTTCTTGTACTCAGAGAATGAGAAATCTGATTACGATTG GCTGCTTACACCTCCTGGCACGCCGCAGTTTGAGAAAGAGTCACATAGGAGTGTAATGAATCAGCTCGATGCTCCCAACTCTCGCCCCACGGTTCTTAAATCTCGG CTGGGGAACTGTGGTGAAGAGATGATCTCAAGGAACAATGATAAGACACAAATGTCCTCGGCCTCCGGACCAAGCTCTGTAAGTGGACTCAGAAGACCATCTTCATCATGTAGCTCAAGGTCAACGAGCAGACCTTCCACACCAACAATAAGGTCAACGAGCAGACCTTCCACACCGACCAGAAGGTCCACAACTACAAATACCTCCACAACAAGGCCTGTGACCACCACCAGAGCTTCAACCTCTAGATCCTCAACACCCACCTCACGTGCCACCTTAACTGCTGCCCGTGCTACTACCTCTATATCAGCTCCACGCACCACAACATCAACCGGTTCAGCTAGATCAGCTACTCCAACTCGGTCTAAAACTCAGCCATCGTCTGCACCTTCTAAAAAACCTCTATCAAGGCCGGCCACACCAACCCGCAGACCTTCATCCCCCACCGGTCCATCAATAGTTTCCAGTAAAGCTCCCCCTCGAAGAACTTCTCCGACTCCAACTGTGAAGTCGTCAAGGCCGCCTGGTTTCTCTTTAGAAGCCCCACCGAATCTAAGAACCACTTTATCAGACAGGCCAGTCTCAGCAAGAGGCAGGCCTGGAGTAGCCTCAGCACCAGGCTCAAGATCGTCTTCCATAGAACGCAGCAGTGGTGGCATGGGACATTCAAGAAAGCAATCTTGTTCTCCTTCCAGAGGTCAtgcgcctattgggagcaccaaCGGGAGCCTCCCTGGTGCACGTGTGCGAGGAAAGGCTTACAACGATAGCTTTAGCCCTGTGGCTATGGGAAACAAAATGGTGGAGAGAGTGGTGAACATGAGGAAACTAGGTCCACCAAGGCTAACAGAGAACGGTGGTGGTCGAGGAACCGTGAAATCTAACTCAGCTTTCAACACCCTTGGGTATGGGAGAAACCTCTCCAAGAGCTCAATCGATATGGCCTTAAGACATATG GATATAAGACGAGGCATGACGGGAAACCTCCGGCCGCTGGTGACGAAAGTTCCGGCGTCAGCAATGTACAGCGTGAGAAGCAGGTCGACTAGTGTCACGAACTCTCCGGTGGCTACGAGCAGCACCATCAGCTCATCAGAACTGATGAGTGTGGACAACATCAACATTTTGTGCTTAGATGGGAACGATGATCTTCTCAGCGAGAGAAGCTTTTCTTGA
- the LOC106427986 gene encoding mitochondrial inner membrane protease subunit 2, with the protein MGIQTLIWQVTKKAFTGGIIGLTISDRFCSVVPVRGDSMSPTFNPQRDSYLDDYVLVDKFCLKDYKFARGDVVVFSSPSHYKERYIKRIVGMPGEWISSTEDVIRVPEGHCWVEGDNKASSLDSRTFGPIPLGLIGGRVTRVVWPPQRLSKIGG; encoded by the exons ATGGGAATCCAAACTCTTATATGGCAAGTGACGAAGAAAGCATTCACTGGAGGTATTATAGGGCTTACCATTTCAGATAGGTTTTGTAGCGTTGTTCCGGTGAGAGGAGACTCCATGTCTCCCACGTTTAATCCCCAACGAGATTCTTATTTAG ATGATTATGTGCTCGTAGACAAATTCTGCCTTAAGGATTACAAGTTTGCGCGTGGTGATGTTGTAGTGTTCAG CTCGCCGAGTCATTACAAGGAAAGATACATAAAGAGGATAGTGGGGATGCCTGGGGAATGGATAAGTAGTACTGAGGATGTGATCAGAGTTCCAGAAGGACATTGTTGGGTAGAAGGAGATAACAAAGCTTCCAGCTTAGACTCAAGAACCTTTGGCCCT ATTCCCTTGGGTTTAATTGGAGGACGGGTCACTCGTGTCGTGTGGCCTCCTCAAAGACTAAGCAAGATTGGTGGCTAA
- the LOC125586853 gene encoding pyruvate decarboxylase 1-like, producing MDTIAGSLDTCKPDSGDVVRPNGPVQSTPRTVFTDSSNATLGRHLAHRLVEIGVNDVFSVPGDFNLTLLDHLIAEPGLNLIGCCNELNAGYAADGYARSRGVGACVVTFTVGGLSVINAIAGAYSENLPLICIVGGPNSNDYGTNRILHHTIGLSDFRQELTCFEAVTCYQAVVNNLEDAHEQIDKAVSMALSESKPVYISISCNLAATPHPTFRSDPVPFSLSTKSSNMKSLEAAVEATVEFLNNAVKPVLVGGPKMRMAKASNALVELADASGYPLAVMPSAKGLVPEDHPHFIGTYWGAVSSPFCAEIVESADAYLFVGPIFNDYASVGYSLLIKKEKAIIIHPDRVTVANGPTFGCVLMSDFMTELAKRVKRNDTAYENYHRIFLTQGKPLKSQPKEPLRVNTMFQHVQTMLSNETAVIAETGDSWFNCQKLKLPRGCGYEFQMQYGSIGWSVGATLGYAQAQPEKRVLAFIGDGSFQVTAQEVSTMIRNEQKSIIFLVNNGGYTIEVEIHDGPYNVIKNWNYTGFVDAIHNGEGKCWTSKVKCEEELVEAITIASESKKDCLCFIEVILHKDDTSKELLEWGSRVSAANSRPPNQ from the exons ATGGACACAATAGCTGGATCACTCGACACGTGTAAACCGGACAGTGGCGACGTCGTCAGACCGAACGGCCCCGTTCAATCTACACCACGCACTGTCTTCACCGACTCCTCCAATGCAACTCTCGGTCGTCATTTAGCTCATCGTCTCGTCGAGATTGGCGTCAATGATGTCTTCTCAGTTCCAGGCGACTTCAACCTCACGTTGCTTGACCATCTCATAGCCGAGCCAGGTCTCAACCTCATAGGCTGTTGCAACGAGCTTAACGCTGGCTACGCGGCCGATGGCTACGCTCGCTCACGCGGCGTTGGCGCTTGTGTTGTCACTTTCACCGTTGGAGGACTCAGCGTGATAAACGCTATTGCGGGAGCTTACAGCGAGAATCTGCCGTTGATATGTATCGTCGGAGGACCGAACTCAAACGACTATGGTACTAACAGGATTCTTCATCACACCATTGGCTTGTCTGATTTCAGACAAGAACTAACATGTTTCGAGGCTGTGACTTGCTATCAG GCTGTGGTGAATAACTTGGAAGACGCACATGAACAGATAGACAAGGCTGTATCGATGGCTTTGAGTGAAAGCAAACCTGTGTACATCAGCATCAGCTGCAACTTGGCTGCAACTCCTCATCCTACATTCAGAAGCGACCCCGtcccattttctctctctacaaA ATCGAGCAACATGAAGAGTCTAGAAGCAGCGGTGGAAGCAACCGTTGAGTTTCTCAACAATGCCGTGAAGCCCGTCTTGGTTGGTGGTCCTAAGATGCGTATGGCCAAAGCTTCTAACGCTTTGGTCGAGCTAGCAGACGCTTCTGGCTACCCTTTAGCAGTGATGCCATCTGCAAAGGGTCTAGTTCCCGAGGACCACCCTCACTTCATAGGCACCTATTGGGGAGCTGTAAGCTCACCTTTTTGCGCAGAGATTGTTGAATCAGCAGACGCCTATCTATTCGTGGGACCAATCTTTAACGACTACGCCTCAGTAGGCTACTCTCTACTCATCAAGAAGGAGAAAGCAATCATCATACATCCTGATCGTGTCACCGTAGCCAACGGTCCAACCTTCGGATGCGTCCTAATGAGCGACTTCATGACCGAGCTGGCTAAACGTGTGAAACGGAACGATACAGCTTACGAGAACTACCACAGGATCTTTCTCACTCAAGGGAAACCGTTAAAGTCCCAACCAAAAGAGCCTTTAAGAGTCAACACAATGTTCCAACACGTTCAAACGATGCTGTCTAACGAAACCGCGGTGATAGCGGAGACAGGCGACTCTTGGTTCAACTGCCAGAAACTAAAGCTGCCTAGAGGATGCGGCTACGAGTTCCAGATGCAGTACGGATCAATCGGGTGGTCGGTGGGAGCTACGTTAGGATACGCTCAAGCTCAACCCGAGAAACGAGTGTTAGCCTTCATTGGAGATGGGAGCTTCCAAGTAACGGCTCAGGAGGTTTCAACGATGATACGTAACGAGCAGAAAAGTATTATCTTCCTTGTTAACAATGGTGGCTACACCATTGAGGTTGAGATCCATGATGGACCTTATAACGTGATTAAAAACTGGAACTACACTGGTTTTGTCGATGCGATACATAACGGTGAAGGTAAATGTTGGACTAGTAAG GTGAAATGCGAAGAGGAGCTAGTAGAGGCTATTACGATAGCGAGTGAGTCTAAGAAGGATTGCTTATGCTTCATTGAAGTGATTCTTCACAAGGATGATACGAGCAAAGAGTTGCTTGAGTGGGGTTCACGTGTTTCAGCCGCCAATAGTCGCCCCCCTAATCAATGA